From a single Paludibaculum fermentans genomic region:
- a CDS encoding DegT/DnrJ/EryC1/StrS family aminotransferase: MPSLNTRTVPLLDLRPQNGPLRAEIEAAIANVFQSQYFILGPDNKKFEEEMAAWLGVPHAIGCANGSDALLLALMAAGVGPGDEVAVPSFTFFATAGSVSRTGATPVFLDIDPLTFNLDPAALEQAARQHPRIKAVIPVHLFGGAADMDPILATAARQGWTVIEDGAQSIGAAYNHRPCFGLGHMATLSFFPSKNLGAFGDAGMVTTTDGAKAELLSALRVHGSREKYKHEWIGFNSRLDTLQAAILRVKLPHLNEWTAARQRNAARYQELLTPAGLPITVPAAAAWQTGHIWNQFVIRTPRRDELKAHLAAAGIGTEIYYPIALHRQPCYLDLQYAEGSLPESERACREVLALPIHSGLRDGDIEYVCDAIAGFFIK, from the coding sequence ATGCCTTCCCTGAACACCCGCACGGTGCCGCTGCTGGATCTGCGGCCCCAGAACGGACCGTTGCGCGCTGAAATCGAAGCCGCCATTGCCAACGTCTTCCAGTCGCAGTACTTCATCCTCGGCCCGGACAACAAGAAGTTTGAAGAGGAGATGGCCGCCTGGCTGGGCGTGCCCCACGCCATCGGCTGCGCCAACGGCAGCGACGCTTTGCTATTGGCGCTGATGGCCGCCGGAGTCGGCCCCGGCGACGAGGTGGCCGTACCGTCCTTCACCTTCTTCGCCACCGCCGGCTCCGTCTCGCGCACCGGCGCCACGCCGGTCTTCCTCGATATCGATCCGCTGACGTTCAATCTCGATCCGGCCGCGCTCGAGCAGGCCGCCCGGCAGCACCCGCGGATCAAGGCCGTGATCCCAGTCCACCTCTTCGGCGGCGCGGCCGACATGGATCCCATTCTGGCCACCGCCGCGCGCCAGGGCTGGACCGTGATCGAGGACGGCGCGCAATCCATCGGCGCCGCCTACAACCACCGGCCCTGCTTCGGCCTGGGCCACATGGCCACCCTCAGTTTCTTCCCTTCGAAGAACCTGGGCGCCTTCGGCGATGCCGGCATGGTCACCACCACGGACGGGGCGAAAGCGGAGCTGCTCTCCGCCCTGCGCGTCCACGGCTCGCGCGAGAAGTACAAACACGAGTGGATCGGGTTCAACTCGCGGCTGGACACGCTGCAGGCCGCCATCCTGCGCGTCAAGCTGCCCCATTTGAACGAATGGACCGCCGCCAGGCAGCGCAACGCCGCCCGCTACCAGGAGTTGCTCACCCCCGCCGGCCTGCCCATTACAGTGCCCGCCGCCGCCGCGTGGCAAACCGGCCATATCTGGAATCAGTTCGTCATCCGCACGCCGCGCCGGGACGAGCTCAAGGCGCACCTGGCCGCCGCCGGCATCGGCACGGAGATTTACTACCCCATCGCGCTCCACCGCCAGCCCTGTTATCTGGATCTCCAGTACGCCGAAGGGAGCCTGCCGGAGAGTGAACGCGCCTGCCGGGAAGTGCTCGCCCTGCCCATCCATTCCGGCTTGCGGGACGGCGACATCGAATATGTCTGCGACGCCATCGCCGGGTTCTTCATAAAATAG